One genomic window of Actinoplanes lobatus includes the following:
- a CDS encoding class I SAM-dependent methyltransferase, giving the protein MELFGTVAGLYDTARPGYPPTVADMILEYHGGVPASMVEIGAGTGKGTEVFAAVGAPLTCIEPDPRMAAVLAGRFPRANIHAGSFEEWAPPAGGVGLIACAMAWHWLDPGRRNDLACAALAPGGTLAVLGHRYGYQDPEQGTAVQEALNALDPTVQERPVDWFHDDVLASGRFTGVRKKVLNTSLPLAKGDYLALIRTFGPFLRHSPEVQRKGLTALGRLIDGFGGTVVLDLRTTLVLATREPNAGY; this is encoded by the coding sequence ATGGAACTGTTCGGAACGGTGGCCGGCCTCTATGACACCGCCCGCCCGGGTTATCCGCCGACGGTCGCCGACATGATCCTGGAGTACCACGGCGGCGTCCCCGCCTCGATGGTCGAGATCGGCGCGGGCACCGGCAAGGGCACCGAGGTCTTCGCCGCCGTCGGCGCGCCGCTGACCTGCATCGAGCCGGATCCCCGGATGGCCGCCGTGCTCGCCGGGCGGTTTCCCCGGGCGAACATCCACGCGGGGTCCTTCGAGGAGTGGGCGCCTCCGGCCGGCGGTGTCGGCCTGATCGCCTGCGCGATGGCGTGGCATTGGCTGGATCCGGGACGCCGCAACGATCTCGCCTGCGCCGCGCTCGCGCCCGGTGGCACGCTGGCCGTCCTCGGTCACCGCTACGGCTACCAGGATCCGGAGCAGGGCACCGCCGTTCAGGAGGCGCTGAACGCCCTCGACCCGACCGTTCAGGAGCGGCCGGTCGACTGGTTCCACGACGACGTTCTCGCATCCGGGCGCTTCACCGGCGTACGGAAGAAGGTCCTGAACACCAGCCTGCCCCTCGCCAAGGGCGACTATCTCGCTCTGATCCGGACCTTCGGTCCGTTCCTGCGCCACTCCCCCGAGGTGCAGCGGAAGGGTCTCACCGCGCTGGGCCGCCTGATCGACGGCTTCGGCGGCACGGTGGTCCTGGATCTGCGCACCACCCTGGTTCTCGCCACCCGGGAGCCGAACGCCGGGTATTGA
- a CDS encoding CPBP family intramembrane glutamic endopeptidase: MRFLLQFVAVVAATFVAGLAVRSVDGNVWLSLAVGVGAAFFTTAVYYGVVRATEKRAVTELAGRAAASGLVRGTLMGISIFAAVIGVIAANGGYRIVGLGDDPVNAVGLIGFMAAAATTEELIFRGVLFRHLEKLTGTWLALVGSALVFGGMHLLNKDATLWGALCIAISGGGMLTSAYVATRSLWLPIGLHFGWNYAQSAIFGSAVSGNGVQQAVLDSESTGDALISGGRFGPEASVFTVVAGVLVTAVFLWLAHRRGNLMPRRRNAEPALASKLDG, from the coding sequence ATGCGGTTCCTTCTTCAGTTCGTCGCGGTGGTAGCGGCCACGTTCGTGGCCGGTCTGGCGGTCCGTTCAGTGGACGGCAACGTCTGGCTCTCGCTGGCCGTGGGCGTGGGCGCCGCGTTCTTCACGACGGCGGTCTACTACGGCGTGGTCCGGGCCACCGAGAAGCGTGCGGTGACCGAGCTGGCCGGCCGGGCGGCTGCCTCCGGGCTGGTCAGGGGCACGCTGATGGGTATCTCGATCTTCGCGGCGGTGATCGGCGTGATCGCGGCCAACGGCGGTTACCGGATCGTCGGGCTCGGCGACGACCCGGTCAACGCGGTGGGCCTGATCGGGTTCATGGCGGCGGCCGCGACGACCGAGGAGCTGATCTTCCGGGGCGTGTTGTTCCGGCATCTGGAGAAGCTCACCGGCACGTGGCTTGCGCTGGTGGGGTCGGCGCTGGTGTTCGGTGGCATGCACCTGCTCAACAAGGACGCCACGTTGTGGGGCGCGCTCTGTATCGCGATCTCCGGTGGCGGCATGCTGACGTCCGCGTACGTCGCCACCCGTAGCCTGTGGCTGCCGATCGGCCTGCATTTCGGCTGGAACTACGCGCAGTCCGCGATCTTCGGCTCCGCGGTCTCCGGAAACGGCGTACAGCAGGCGGTTCTGGACTCGGAGTCGACCGGTGACGCGCTCATCAGCGGTGGGCGGTTCGGCCCGGAGGCGAGCGTCTTCACCGTGGTGGCCGGCGTTCTGGTCACGGCGGTGTTCCTGTGGCTGGCCCACCGCCGCGGCAACCTGATGCCGAGGCGCCGCAACGCCGAGCCCGCGCTCGCCTCTAAACTCGACGGGTGA
- a CDS encoding SDR family NAD(P)-dependent oxidoreductase, which yields MNHLGRWMRIMAGITGRGPRERRLRAAVSGRTVLITGASEGIGAATARRLAAAGATVLLVARTAERLDEVRAEIEAAGGRAFTHPADLSSPEAAAALAAELVAGHPRIDVVVSNAGRSIRRSVADTADRFHDIQRTIGVNHLGPVQLLLVLLPAMRAAGGGHIVNVSTAGLSLHTPLWSAYHSSKAAFDTWLRSAAVELRRDHVTVSTAYLNLVRTRMSAPTPHYARAPMMSAAEAAEIVCRSVAHRSSWSPWWARLGAVVAAAMPRTVERTLAAGVRAIDAAEPLRVLAATGLWRPGRVVRLLRASRRHGRSLATALAAGPPGGIALVDADGPVTYPELDEMAGACAAGAAALGVGPGDRVGLACGGHRGFVAAAAGLSRLGADVILLPPDLPGDRLAAVVKQERIGRLVHDPDAGLPATPWPDLIGGDATHAWPDLIAGEGPPPAAARRPGNVYVLTSGTTGVPRAVSRPLPLRMLLGPVTTHLRLTPVRPGEPIVVATPPHHGYGLTYLSAGLTLGAPVVLVPGGDPERILAAVAANRAGLLFALPVQLRRICALPESAWPDLGSLRAVISGAAPLDRDLCERLRERFGDRTFNMYATTEAGWAAMATPADLRAAPGTVGRAPRGVQVRIAAPDGTPLPLGRIGEIRVRGWHPDGRWHPTGDLGHLDPAGRLFVDGRLDDMIVSGGENVYPGPVAAVITSHPDVADVLLEPVADGEFGRRLRATVEIHPGRTLTADQLRDWLTTRLSRAERPKEIAVVTELRRTATGKPLRG from the coding sequence GTGAATCACCTCGGGCGATGGATGCGGATCATGGCGGGCATCACCGGTCGCGGCCCGCGGGAACGCCGGCTGCGGGCCGCCGTGTCCGGCCGCACGGTGCTGATCACCGGCGCCTCCGAGGGGATCGGCGCCGCCACGGCCCGCCGGCTCGCCGCGGCCGGCGCCACCGTGCTGCTGGTGGCGCGCACCGCCGAACGCCTCGACGAGGTACGCGCGGAGATCGAGGCGGCGGGCGGGCGCGCCTTCACCCACCCGGCCGATCTGTCGTCACCGGAGGCGGCCGCCGCCCTGGCCGCCGAGCTGGTGGCCGGCCATCCCCGGATCGACGTGGTGGTCAGCAACGCCGGGCGGTCCATCCGGCGATCGGTCGCGGACACCGCCGACCGGTTCCACGACATCCAGCGCACCATCGGCGTCAACCACCTCGGCCCGGTCCAGCTGCTGCTCGTGCTGCTCCCGGCGATGCGGGCGGCCGGCGGCGGGCACATCGTCAACGTCTCCACCGCCGGGTTGTCCCTGCACACGCCGCTCTGGTCGGCCTACCACTCGTCGAAGGCCGCGTTCGACACGTGGCTGCGCAGCGCCGCCGTCGAGCTGCGGCGCGACCACGTCACCGTCAGTACGGCGTACCTCAATCTGGTCCGCACCCGGATGAGCGCGCCCACGCCGCACTATGCGCGGGCCCCGATGATGTCGGCGGCCGAGGCCGCGGAGATCGTCTGCCGGTCGGTGGCGCACCGCAGCTCCTGGTCGCCGTGGTGGGCCCGGCTCGGCGCGGTCGTCGCGGCGGCGATGCCGCGGACCGTCGAACGGACGCTGGCCGCCGGGGTACGGGCGATCGACGCCGCCGAACCGTTGCGGGTGCTGGCCGCGACCGGTCTGTGGCGGCCCGGCCGGGTGGTACGGCTGCTGCGCGCCAGTCGCCGGCACGGGCGCAGCCTCGCCACCGCGCTCGCCGCCGGACCGCCCGGCGGGATCGCCCTGGTCGACGCGGACGGGCCGGTCACCTACCCGGAGCTGGACGAGATGGCCGGCGCCTGCGCGGCGGGCGCGGCGGCCCTCGGCGTAGGGCCCGGCGACCGGGTCGGCCTGGCCTGCGGCGGGCACCGCGGGTTCGTGGCGGCCGCGGCCGGGCTGTCCCGGCTGGGCGCCGATGTGATCCTGCTGCCACCGGACCTGCCCGGCGATCGCCTCGCGGCGGTGGTGAAACAGGAGCGGATCGGCCGGCTGGTGCACGACCCGGACGCCGGCCTTCCCGCGACGCCGTGGCCGGATCTGATCGGCGGCGACGCCACGCATGCCTGGCCGGATCTGATCGCCGGGGAGGGCCCTCCTCCCGCTGCGGCGCGGCGACCGGGCAATGTGTACGTGCTGACCTCCGGCACCACCGGAGTACCCCGCGCCGTCTCCCGCCCGCTGCCGCTGCGCATGCTGCTCGGGCCGGTCACCACCCATCTGCGGTTGACGCCGGTGCGGCCCGGCGAGCCCATCGTGGTGGCCACCCCGCCGCATCACGGTTACGGTCTCACCTACCTGTCCGCCGGCCTCACTCTGGGCGCTCCCGTGGTGCTCGTGCCCGGTGGCGACCCGGAGCGGATCCTGGCCGCGGTCGCCGCCAACCGGGCCGGCCTGCTCTTCGCGTTGCCGGTCCAGCTGCGCCGCATCTGCGCCCTGCCGGAGTCGGCGTGGCCGGATCTCGGCTCGCTGCGGGCGGTGATCAGCGGCGCCGCCCCGCTCGACCGTGACCTGTGCGAACGGCTGCGCGAGCGGTTCGGGGACCGGACGTTCAACATGTACGCCACCACCGAGGCCGGCTGGGCCGCGATGGCCACCCCGGCCGATCTGCGGGCCGCGCCCGGCACGGTCGGGCGGGCACCCCGCGGCGTACAGGTCCGGATCGCCGCCCCGGACGGCACACCGCTGCCGCTGGGCCGCATCGGCGAGATCCGGGTGCGGGGCTGGCATCCGGACGGCCGCTGGCACCCCACCGGCGACCTCGGCCATCTCGACCCGGCCGGACGGCTGTTCGTCGACGGCCGGCTCGACGACATGATCGTCTCCGGTGGCGAGAACGTGTATCCCGGCCCGGTGGCCGCCGTGATCACCAGCCATCCCGACGTCGCGGACGTGCTGCTGGAACCGGTCGCGGACGGCGAGTTCGGCCGGCGGCTGCGGGCCACCGTGGAGATTCACCCCGGCCGTACGCTGACCGCCGACCAGCTGCGGGACTGGCTCACCACCCGGCTGTCCCGCGCCGAACGACCGAAAGAGATCGCCGTCGTGACGGAGCTGCGCCGCACCGCGACCGGAAAACCGCTGCGCGGCTGA
- a CDS encoding PKD domain-containing protein, with protein sequence MASVLSVLVLSFGFAGVAQAAPAEPAPAAGGQYRLTDLKSSQEAQTTRATMSATTVDPAETIHRGQYAKTGASLRAPSTTIEECAADEWADRSGGFVIDHFNWCHTVVYSTELEVCQIRIFVCVRSQEIGDISWRMTTKGEGWDATQPALDPRYSQISFTTRIHDIQTDNPMLDAMVLQLNLVCDGNGVPCLHQLGDDVEPRTIAEWKHNSDTVFRYQSDPGYGLGVDKVSFFDFHIKSTASYPAANTVADDTGDNGYRCDEATYLQGDRGCVFDRVSELFPMAMDEYQNYRKAALHIYDAMYQPQNTRPVLEGKKVAGDPFADQPRPLHRIYEPYDATIVRDNNNEAVRTCREWWGADYSQGGQFECDEYPFKSTYQGASQSNGHYSARVIDGSDNASGGAVLGGWYESQRILHNDPFYVLLGFTGTGGGGGGGGVIPDSAPTVNAGEDITTDEGAPGTLRGAVHDFEGAPSTRWTYRVTSGRDGMSCTLATPERPVTRITCNDEGTVEVTLTADDGLNTPVSDRATVTVRNAPPSVKINGPDPWQVFKAGAAVNLNAPFTDPGVLDTHTCSVRWDDGGGADTYPAESHTCDRRHTFAHAGMYTISVTVTDDGGASDTATTMIVVYDPEAGFVNADGAFTSAASAWAAKPTAGSMSFHLAGNYYHTDTVTGTAKAYLANTDLRLDAGNKGLEWLVVTPDGKVAARGKATVNGQSGYGFVYYGYDGCTTGRAGQCQAGDDRFRLVIWPLSSGAHPGNETWYDNRPEAGYDVDVTEPQNLTAGAVTIHPVTGP encoded by the coding sequence ATGGCATCCGTGCTGTCGGTGTTGGTGCTGTCGTTCGGCTTCGCCGGCGTCGCCCAGGCTGCGCCGGCCGAACCGGCCCCCGCCGCCGGCGGGCAATACCGGCTCACCGATTTGAAGAGTTCGCAGGAGGCGCAGACCACGCGCGCCACGATGTCCGCCACCACCGTCGACCCGGCGGAAACCATTCACCGCGGCCAGTACGCCAAGACCGGAGCCTCCCTGCGCGCTCCGAGCACCACCATCGAGGAATGCGCCGCCGACGAATGGGCCGACCGGTCCGGCGGCTTCGTCATCGACCACTTCAACTGGTGCCACACGGTGGTGTACAGCACCGAGCTGGAGGTCTGCCAGATCAGGATCTTCGTCTGCGTCCGCAGTCAGGAGATCGGCGACATCAGCTGGCGGATGACCACGAAGGGCGAGGGCTGGGACGCGACGCAGCCGGCCCTGGACCCCCGGTACAGCCAGATCTCGTTCACCACCCGCATTCACGACATCCAGACCGACAATCCGATGCTGGACGCGATGGTGCTCCAACTGAACCTGGTGTGCGACGGGAACGGCGTTCCCTGCCTGCACCAGCTGGGTGACGACGTGGAGCCCCGCACGATCGCCGAGTGGAAGCACAACAGCGACACCGTCTTCCGTTACCAGTCCGATCCGGGGTACGGCCTCGGCGTGGACAAGGTCAGCTTTTTCGACTTCCACATCAAGTCGACCGCGAGTTACCCCGCCGCGAACACGGTGGCCGACGACACCGGCGACAACGGCTACCGCTGCGACGAGGCGACCTATCTACAGGGCGACCGCGGGTGCGTCTTCGACCGGGTGTCGGAGCTGTTCCCGATGGCGATGGACGAGTACCAGAACTACCGTAAGGCCGCGCTGCACATCTACGACGCCATGTACCAACCGCAGAACACCCGGCCGGTGCTGGAAGGCAAGAAGGTGGCCGGAGATCCCTTCGCCGACCAACCCCGGCCACTGCACCGCATCTACGAGCCGTACGACGCGACGATCGTGCGCGACAACAACAACGAGGCGGTCCGCACCTGCCGGGAATGGTGGGGCGCCGACTACTCGCAGGGCGGGCAGTTCGAGTGTGACGAATACCCGTTCAAGTCCACCTATCAGGGCGCCTCGCAATCCAACGGCCACTACTCCGCACGGGTCATCGACGGCTCGGACAACGCCTCCGGCGGCGCCGTCCTCGGCGGCTGGTACGAATCGCAGCGCATCCTGCACAACGACCCGTTCTACGTGCTGCTCGGCTTCACCGGCACGGGTGGCGGCGGTGGCGGCGGTGGCGTGATCCCGGACTCGGCGCCGACCGTGAACGCGGGCGAGGACATCACCACCGACGAGGGCGCACCCGGCACGTTGCGCGGCGCCGTCCACGACTTCGAAGGCGCCCCGTCGACCCGGTGGACCTACCGGGTCACCTCCGGCCGCGACGGCATGTCCTGCACCCTCGCCACGCCGGAACGGCCGGTCACCCGGATCACCTGTAACGACGAGGGCACCGTCGAGGTCACCCTGACCGCCGACGACGGTCTCAACACGCCGGTGTCCGACCGGGCCACCGTCACGGTCCGCAACGCCCCGCCGAGTGTGAAGATCAACGGCCCGGATCCGTGGCAGGTCTTCAAGGCGGGCGCCGCGGTGAATCTCAACGCGCCGTTCACCGACCCCGGTGTCCTCGACACGCACACCTGCTCGGTCCGCTGGGACGACGGCGGCGGCGCCGACACCTACCCGGCGGAGTCGCACACCTGCGACCGGCGGCACACCTTCGCACACGCCGGCATGTACACGATCTCGGTCACCGTCACCGACGACGGGGGCGCCTCGGACACCGCCACCACGATGATCGTCGTCTACGACCCGGAGGCCGGTTTCGTCAACGCCGACGGCGCCTTCACCTCGGCGGCGAGCGCCTGGGCCGCGAAGCCCACCGCCGGCTCGATGTCGTTCCACCTGGCCGGGAACTACTACCACACCGACACGGTGACCGGGACGGCGAAGGCGTACCTCGCGAACACCGACCTGCGCCTGGACGCCGGCAACAAGGGCCTGGAATGGCTGGTGGTCACCCCCGACGGCAAGGTCGCCGCACGAGGGAAGGCGACAGTCAACGGCCAGAGCGGGTACGGCTTCGTCTACTACGGATACGACGGCTGCACCACCGGCCGGGCCGGTCAGTGCCAGGCTGGCGACGACCGTTTCCGGCTGGTGATCTGGCCGCTGAGCAGCGGCGCTCATCCCGGCAACGAGACCTGGTACGACAACCGGCCGGAAGCCGGCTACGACGTGGACGTCACCGAGCCGCAGAACCTCACCGCCGGCGCGGTGACCATCCACCCCGTCACCGGTCCCTGA
- a CDS encoding response regulator produces MIRVLVCDDQPLIRTGFATIIGAQPDMAVVGDCGDGHAAVALARELEPDVVVMDVRMPGLGGIEATAQLAGAGVPHPVKVLVVTTFNLDEYVYESLRAGASGFLLKDAPPAHLLHGIRTVAAGAALLAPEVTRQLVGRYAARIRPAAGTPGDVPLSARELEVLCLIANGLSNSEIAATLVISQETVKTYVSRILTKLDLRDRVQAVVYAYRRGLVT; encoded by the coding sequence GTGATCCGGGTGCTGGTCTGTGACGATCAGCCGTTGATCCGGACCGGATTCGCCACGATCATCGGCGCCCAGCCGGACATGGCGGTGGTCGGTGACTGCGGTGACGGCCACGCCGCGGTCGCGCTCGCCCGTGAACTCGAGCCGGACGTGGTGGTGATGGACGTACGCATGCCCGGTCTCGGCGGCATCGAGGCCACCGCCCAGCTCGCCGGCGCGGGCGTGCCGCATCCGGTCAAGGTGCTGGTCGTGACGACCTTCAACCTCGACGAGTACGTCTACGAGTCACTACGGGCCGGTGCCAGCGGTTTCCTGCTCAAGGACGCCCCGCCGGCGCACCTGCTGCACGGCATCCGCACCGTGGCGGCCGGTGCCGCGCTGCTCGCCCCCGAGGTCACCCGTCAACTCGTCGGCCGGTACGCGGCCCGGATCCGCCCCGCCGCGGGCACCCCTGGTGACGTGCCGCTGAGCGCCCGCGAGCTGGAAGTGCTGTGCCTGATCGCGAACGGACTGTCCAACAGCGAGATCGCGGCGACCCTGGTGATCAGCCAGGAGACGGTCAAGACGTACGTCTCGCGGATCCTCACCAAGCTGGACCTGCGCGACCGGGTCCAGGCCGTGGTCTACGCCTACCGTCGCGGCCTGGTCACCTGA
- a CDS encoding sensor histidine kinase, whose product MKSVADLRDQWRRLDVTVQDLPVALLLTALALVPAWHRHGTQLADLVPARPFGVWGVLVITVECLPLAIRRKWPTSSLALVFAGFAADQLCGWNTLGGTALSIALISAGIHIARHRRATVIVASAAFLALAAVLARMGQLGFDVVVLFYAVLASLWAVGDGIRRNRLAETEHRRHAEETARVAERTRIARELHDVVTHHVTAMVVQAEAARYLAAAPERLDEALTAVSGTGRHAIADLRHLLDLLNPAHGDELRVLVEQTRRAGQPVELVEQGSSPDTPGGAGATVYRVAQEALTNALKYDHGARTSVTVRYGVGEIDVRISTDGSGSSTASPGGSGRGLAGLRERVGTLGGDFTAGPGADGGFLVTARIPVGVGS is encoded by the coding sequence GTGAAGAGCGTCGCCGATCTGCGGGACCAGTGGCGCCGCCTTGACGTCACCGTCCAGGACCTGCCGGTCGCGCTGCTGCTCACCGCGCTGGCCCTGGTTCCGGCCTGGCACCGGCACGGCACCCAGCTCGCCGACCTGGTGCCGGCCCGGCCGTTCGGCGTCTGGGGCGTGCTCGTCATCACCGTCGAGTGCCTGCCGCTGGCGATCCGCCGTAAATGGCCCACTTCCAGTCTGGCCCTGGTGTTCGCCGGCTTCGCGGCCGACCAGCTCTGCGGCTGGAACACGCTCGGCGGCACCGCCCTGTCGATCGCGCTGATCAGCGCGGGCATCCACATTGCACGTCACCGCCGGGCGACGGTGATCGTGGCGTCCGCCGCGTTCCTCGCGCTGGCCGCCGTGCTGGCCCGCATGGGGCAACTCGGATTCGACGTGGTGGTGCTGTTCTACGCGGTGCTGGCCTCCCTGTGGGCGGTCGGGGACGGGATACGGCGCAACCGGCTGGCCGAGACGGAACACCGCCGGCATGCGGAGGAGACGGCGCGGGTCGCCGAACGCACCCGGATCGCACGGGAGCTGCACGACGTGGTGACGCACCACGTGACCGCGATGGTGGTGCAGGCCGAGGCGGCGCGATACCTGGCCGCGGCACCCGAGCGGCTCGACGAGGCGCTGACCGCGGTGTCGGGCACCGGGCGGCACGCGATCGCCGACCTGCGTCACCTGCTCGACCTGCTCAACCCCGCTCATGGCGATGAGCTGCGGGTGCTGGTCGAACAGACCCGGCGGGCCGGGCAGCCGGTGGAGCTGGTCGAGCAGGGCAGTTCGCCGGACACCCCGGGCGGTGCGGGCGCCACCGTCTACCGCGTCGCGCAGGAGGCGCTGACGAACGCCCTCAAGTACGACCACGGCGCGCGGACCAGCGTCACGGTGCGCTACGGGGTGGGGGAGATCGACGTGCGGATCAGCACGGACGGATCGGGGTCGAGCACGGCGTCACCCGGTGGGAGCGGGCGCGGCCTGGCCGGGTTGCGCGAGCGCGTCGGCACGCTGGGTGGAGACTTCACCGCGGGCCCGGGCGCCGATGGCGGTTTTCTGGTCACCGCACGGATTCCGGTCGGGGTGGGCTCGTGA
- a CDS encoding FAD-dependent oxidoreductase, translating into MTTPTRQARISVVGAGPAGLTCARILQRHGIAVTVHDRDPGRDARDQGGTLDLRAGDGQLALREAGLLDEFLRLCRPEGQEMRVLGTDGELRARIVPAEDELFKPEIDRGQLRDLLLDSLSPGTVRWGRALTHVGGPADGPRTLHFADGTVVETDLVIGADGAFSRVRPAVSPAVPRYTGVSFTEAWFHDVEDRHTELSALVGPGSATGADGQRALWGQRSSGDHIRVYIIRRVPADWITAAGLRPGDTAGIRAHLLDEFAGWSPHLRQMISDNDGPYLDRPIFALGVPHAWEHNPTVTLLGDAAHLMPPLGVGVNLAMLDAAELALALAGSATVDEAVRAYEDTMLPRSTETAKLLEGRAEDLLSDDLPPEFGDDHGA; encoded by the coding sequence ATGACAACACCCACCAGGCAGGCCCGGATCAGCGTCGTCGGTGCCGGGCCCGCCGGGCTCACCTGCGCCCGCATCCTGCAACGGCACGGCATCGCGGTCACCGTCCACGACCGCGACCCCGGCCGCGACGCCCGCGACCAGGGCGGCACCCTCGACCTGCGGGCCGGCGACGGCCAGCTCGCCCTGCGCGAGGCCGGCCTGCTCGACGAGTTCCTCCGGCTGTGCCGCCCGGAGGGCCAGGAGATGCGCGTCCTCGGCACCGACGGCGAGCTGCGGGCCCGCATCGTCCCGGCGGAGGACGAGCTGTTCAAACCCGAGATCGACCGGGGCCAGCTGCGCGACCTCCTGCTCGATTCGCTGTCGCCAGGCACCGTACGGTGGGGCCGGGCGCTCACCCACGTCGGCGGGCCCGCCGACGGTCCCCGCACACTGCACTTCGCCGACGGCACCGTCGTCGAGACGGACCTGGTCATCGGCGCCGACGGAGCGTTCTCCCGTGTCCGCCCGGCCGTCTCACCCGCCGTCCCGCGGTACACCGGCGTGAGCTTCACCGAAGCCTGGTTCCATGACGTGGAGGATCGGCACACCGAGCTGTCCGCGCTGGTCGGCCCGGGCAGCGCCACCGGCGCCGACGGGCAGCGCGCGCTGTGGGGCCAGCGCAGCAGCGGCGACCACATCCGCGTCTACATCATCCGCCGGGTCCCGGCCGACTGGATCACCGCCGCCGGTCTGCGGCCCGGCGACACCGCCGGTATCCGGGCCCACCTGCTCGACGAGTTCGCCGGCTGGTCCCCTCACCTGCGACAGATGATCAGCGACAACGACGGCCCCTACCTCGACCGGCCGATCTTCGCGCTCGGCGTTCCGCACGCCTGGGAGCACAATCCCACCGTCACCCTGCTCGGTGACGCCGCCCACCTCATGCCCCCGCTCGGCGTCGGCGTCAACCTCGCCATGCTCGACGCCGCCGAGCTCGCGCTCGCGCTCGCCGGCTCCGCAACCGTCGACGAGGCGGTTCGCGCGTACGAGGACACCATGCTGCCGCGCTCCACCGAGACCGCCAAGCTGCTCGAAGGCCGCGCCGAGGACCTGCTCAGCGACGACCTGCCGCCCGAGTTCGGCGACGATCATGGCGCCTGA
- a CDS encoding TetR/AcrR family transcriptional regulator: MTQTPVGRRERKKAATRQAIADAALRLFLEHGYDRVSLRDIADAADVSTTTLFKHFSGKEALVFDQEQDNEAQLIAVVRGRAAGRDMVEALREHLLGAYLPIAGHPQAAEFVALVDTTPALRSYAERMWTRHTDSLSAAIAEECGVDHDDLACVTLARFVLEIPALVRGRPDPRAAIEAIFDILAQGWAPPDGVR, translated from the coding sequence ATGACCCAGACCCCTGTCGGCCGTCGGGAGCGCAAGAAGGCGGCGACGCGGCAGGCGATCGCCGACGCGGCTCTCCGCCTGTTCCTCGAGCACGGTTACGACCGGGTGAGCCTGCGCGACATCGCCGACGCGGCCGATGTGTCGACCACGACGCTGTTCAAGCACTTCTCCGGCAAGGAAGCGCTGGTCTTCGACCAGGAGCAGGACAACGAGGCTCAACTGATCGCGGTGGTGCGCGGGCGGGCCGCCGGACGGGACATGGTGGAGGCTCTCCGCGAGCACCTGCTGGGCGCCTACCTTCCCATCGCGGGGCATCCCCAGGCGGCCGAGTTCGTCGCCCTGGTCGACACCACGCCGGCGCTGCGGTCGTACGCCGAACGCATGTGGACCCGGCACACCGACAGTCTCAGCGCCGCCATCGCCGAGGAGTGCGGCGTGGACCACGACGACCTCGCCTGCGTGACGTTGGCCAGATTCGTACTCGAGATCCCCGCCCTCGTCCGCGGCCGGCCGGACCCTCGCGCCGCCATCGAGGCGATCTTCGACATCCTGGCGCAGGGCTGGGCGCCACCGGACGGCGTCAGGTGA